The Methylomagnum ishizawai genome has a window encoding:
- a CDS encoding helix-turn-helix domain-containing protein, with product MSTEITSGGRIAEWRKAKKLSQQKLADLIGVSRSYLGDIEAGRSDASAKILTSMAKHTDVNSVWLLTGEGMMVQEPPQVQPEPPPLPEPTPEDPLARRKAMLKLLVDQIDDEKGLDEIQVEIEKIEQMRELKREVAELRRKAG from the coding sequence ATGTCAACGGAAATTACGTCAGGCGGGCGCATAGCCGAATGGCGAAAAGCAAAAAAGCTTTCACAACAAAAGCTTGCGGATTTAATAGGCGTCAGCCGAAGCTATCTCGGGGATATCGAAGCTGGGCGTAGCGATGCCTCAGCCAAAATTCTTACGTCAATGGCGAAACATACAGACGTAAATTCCGTCTGGCTTCTAACTGGCGAAGGGATGATGGTGCAGGAGCCGCCCCAGGTGCAGCCGGAACCGCCGCCACTACCCGAGCCGACGCCCGAGGATCCCCTGGCGCGACGCAAGGCGATGTTGAAGCTGCTGGTGGACCAAATAGACGACGAGAAAGGGCTAGATGAGATTCAGGTCGAGATTGAGAAAATCGAACAGATGAGGGAACTCAAGCGAGAAGTGGCCGAGCTTCGCCGAAAGGCAGGGTGA